The stretch of DNA GGCTGCTCGAATTGGGGAAAATGATTCGCGCCATATACCTGCGCGAACCCTACGTCTTTCAGATGCGAGCGGATGAATGACTGGTCGGCCTGCGATGCAGTCAGCCACAGCACTGGCTGCTTGATGCCATCGGCAATAGCGGCGGTGTCGACGACCAGCCCTTCGAGCTCAGCGATCTTAACCGCATCCGGAGTCAGCGCTGCCTGCGCAACCGCGCGAGCATTCGCCGCGCGATCTCCCCGGGAATTGAAGTAACGGGAGTACATAGCCTTGAAGGCCGATTTTGACTTTGGCCCTTTGAGCGACTCGATCATCTGGCCGAGCGCATTTCCAAACGGACTGCTCGGGTCACCGAGCTTCGGCAGGGGCGTCAGTGACGTATCGACCAATACACCGGCCTTAATGAGCCTCGGGTTGGCACGGATAAATTCCAGTGTACCGGCGCCGCCACCGGCGTGACCGATAGCGACGACACCTCTGAGGCCCGCGGCGATCGTGACTGCCGCGATATCGCTTGCGTGCGTCGCTGCGTCATGGCCGGTGCCCGAGGTGGTTGATTTTCCATGGCCGCGGCGATCGAGCAACAGGATCCGATGCCGCTTGCCGAAGTGCTTCACCTGGGATGCCCACAGCTCATGGCTCGAGCACCAGCCATGAATCATCACTAGCGGCGGCTTGCCCATGTCCTTGCCGCTCAGCAGGTAGTAGATCCGAGTCCCGTCTGGACGTGTTAACGTAGCCATGTCGTCTGCTCCAATTGCGATCCATCTGAGTTTGGCCCAGAACCCGGCGGCAATGCCAGCGCGCTAGTGGCCCGTAACAGATGAAATGGTAGTGGGTTTGATACGCTGCGAAGGATCGCGATAGGTCCACTTGATGGGCTTGGGAGCTTGATTGTAGTGACGGATGTAACGCATGAGCTTGCGCGCCAAGTCGTGGACCGAGGTGAAGACGCCGCGGGCAATAACCTCGCGCTCGATTCTGGCGAACCAGTTTTCCACCTGGTTGAGCCAGGAGGAGTAAGTCGGAGTGAAGTGCAGATGGACTTTGGGGTGGGTGGCGAGGAATTGCTCAACCCGTGCGGTCTTATGCGCCGCAAGGTTATCGACAATCAGATGAATCTCCTTGCCGCGCGGCTGATTGATGACCAAGTCGGTGAGGAAAGCGACAAATTCCTGGCTGGTGTGACGCGCCGTGGTTTTGCCCAGCACCGCGCCGCTTCTGGTGTTGAGTGCGGCGTAGAGCGAAAGCGTGCCGTGGCGATAATATTCAAACCCGTGGCGCTCGAGCCGCCCCGGCGACAGCGGCAGCACTGGGTCGAGCCGGTCCAGGGCCTGGATGGCGGTTTTTTCATCGACGCAAAACACCGCCGCATGCTGCGGGGGTT from Candidatus Binataceae bacterium encodes:
- a CDS encoding alpha/beta hydrolase, giving the protein MATLTRPDGTRIYYLLSGKDMGKPPLVMIHGWCSSHELWASQVKHFGKRHRILLLDRRGHGKSTTSGTGHDAATHASDIAAVTIAAGLRGVVAIGHAGGGAGTLEFIRANPRLIKAGVLVDTSLTPLPKLGDPSSPFGNALGQMIESLKGPKSKSAFKAMYSRYFNSRGDRAANARAVAQAALTPDAVKIAELEGLVVDTAAIADGIKQPVLWLTASQADQSFIRSHLKDVGFAQVYGANHFPQFEQPAQTNAMLETFLSRI
- a CDS encoding IS630 family transposase: MLDEGFSLTPSEDTELRDRMRSRTLPAEDVRRARLILLLAQGKSYLAIGRVLGCNASYISRWKGRFESERLAGLYSRHPGRAVQKRTPALEARIMDWTRRLPADGSTHWSSRKLAQQLGISHMMVARVWQRAGLKPHRVERYMASDDPDFETKAADIIGLYVKPPQHAAVFCVDEKTAIQALDRLDPVLPLSPGRLERHGFEYYRHGTLSLYAALNTRSGAVLGKTTARHTSQEFVAFLTDLVINQPRGKEIHLIVDNLAAHKTARVEQFLATHPKVHLHFTPTYSSWLNQVENWFARIEREVIARGVFTSVHDLARKLMRYIRHYNQAPKPIKWTYRDPSQRIKPTTISSVTGH